In Zygosaccharomyces rouxii strain CBS732 chromosome A complete sequence, the genomic window AAAGGAGCAGCAGCATTTCTAAAAGGTGGATTTGACGCCAAGATGAACCAAAATGAGGCACTAcagattttaaatttgaacGAAAGTCAGTTGAATAAGAGAAAACTGAAGGAAGTTCACAGAAGAATTATGTTGGCCAATCATCCTGATAAAGGTGGATCACCATATCTAGCCACAAAGATTAATGAAGCCAAGGACTTTCTAGAGAAAAAGGTATTGAAATGATCGACTGAATCCCGTGTCACAATGCGTATCCTGTAAATATTTGATGATAAATTAGTATCATACTATATACATaccattttgtaaaatggATTCACCACAGGGACAATATTTGCCAATGTGAGTAATGCGATGTTGATAACAATCGACGTGCCAAGACCTGGAGCACGATGTACAACGTGTACCTTGTAAGGCTAATCTGTGGCAGTTTTCACAAGTTGAGATACCGTTCGCGATCAGATACTCTTCTAATTCCACTGAACATCTAAGATCCATTGATATACGGCCATTTTCATCCTTGGCAAACCATTTTAATCCGCATAATTTAAATAGTAAAGATTCAATCTCGATGGGACTCCAATCTTTGTACTGGAAAAATTCCGATGACTCGACACTATAAGTTATGCACTTATTCCACGAAACATCGTTTCGTATGCGGTCTACTTCTGTTATGATGGGACAATCTATTATTACTTCACAATCTCTAGAAACACACATTTTCTCCACGCAccatttgataaattcaatttctctcGTTGAGAATCTAGTGGCTAATTTACTTTCTTCACTAGTAACGGTATTCACATACACGTAAAATCTGTTGTTGCTTGGTAATCCAGTGTCCTTTAACATGGAACTAACGTTGTTCTTACCCATGCCGTGACCAACCCTTGATATTTTATAGCCCAATGGATTCAATTTCACATTGATTCCCTTAATGATTTCAACCAATTTATCCGTTGAACATACTTGAGAAGTAGGATCCTGTGTATATTTTTGCAGTTTGTCCAATACCACTAATAACATATTCTCATGGCAGATTCCTCTGCAGTCTAGTAGGTATTGTAAGAGGTACCTTGCAATGTCGTGGTCCGTTATGGATTTATCGGTTTCAGGAATGACAGTACCCGATTCACTGGGTTGTGCTGTGTTCCCGTTAGGATCAGTAAACTCTATATCCTCAGTCATGTTATGCTACAACCTTCTTGTATTATTTCAGGTCGACATGAGATGAGGTGAGATAAGATGAAATGATTCAACTTTCAACGCGCCAGCATTTAAGAATAATACTACATAGTGAAATTgtaaaaatgttgaaatatttggacCAATTATTTGCCAATTGGTTTAAGTGgcttgaaaaatttgtaGTAAGACCCAAAAGTAGAATCGAATTCGAATTAGTAGAGTCCTCTTTTCATACAGATCGATAAATTTTACGTTTTGTACTTCAAGAGTTAGTTTTATGCCTGAGCGAACCCGCAAGGAAACCAAATGTGAAAGCTTTTCTATAAACGACCTTATGCTGCTCCTAGCAAAAGTGAAATCAACATATTTAATATATATTTTTGTTTAGACTTTGGGAAGGTTCTGTCACCAATACTGTCCTTCTGTTAGCCAAAGAACGTAACATGTCTCTCTTTCTAAGTGGTGCTTTGGCTGAGTTAGAAGTCAACCCATTGTAGTCTGCGGCTGTGCACCTATTCTCATGGTCAGATGCATTCATTCGAGCGTTGTAAAGTGAAGTTGTCATCTTCCTCATATTCAGTTTGGCCTGTTGAATTTCAGTTTCTCTATCCTTGTACTGCTTATCCAATCTTTCATATTCACATTGCAACGTCtgaattttattttctaaCTCTTGTGGTTTCTTTctaaattttgaattggaTCTCTCTAACAATTCAATAGTCTCTATGTGTTTTTTCACTTGACAGTTCAAATCGTTAATTTGGATCTGATCAATTCGTTTACCATCTTGTAAAACAGCATTcatatcttccaatttaccgACTTCTTCATTGAGTTCACAAAGGGCATCATGGGCGGCTTTCCTGTATTGactcaattctttattttgATCATCGAGATTACTATGAacctctttcaaattttgaaaactttcttGTAGAGTCCTATACTCTTGTCTTAAATGTACTAGAGCCTTATCACAAGCTGTCTTTTCAttctccaatttttcatatttggtaaaagtCACTTTATCTTGCTTcaattgtaattgtaaATCCTTAATGTCCTTTAACTTTTGTTGAAGATCAGCACGcatattgttattatcCACACGAAGAGATTCATTGTCCTTTAGTAATTCATCAACCTTGTAGTTGGcttgattcaaatttactATAACTTTCTCCATTTGAGAAGTTTGATTTACATTTTCCCTTAACATATCGTTGATCttatttttgaaatatttcatGTCAGATTTGGTGTCTCTATCATATTTGGCCTTAATATTTTCTATTTGAGCCTCCAAGAATTTAATCTTTGCATTTCTTTCCTCCATTTTCACATTAAAATCAGTGCTATTTAtgatcaaattttcattgCGTTCAAGCCATCTCTCCCTTTCTGATCGAAGCTCATTATTATTCTGCAATAGTTCAGAATTCTTAGATTCTAACTCTTGCTTCTCTTTGAAAAGCTTATCATAGTCATCGCTTAAACTTTCGTTCTTGGAAGTCAATGctgaaattttatcattcaattcaacGTTTGTTCTATCCACGTCAGACAATTGAAGCACTTTTGCCTCTAAATTTAATAGTTTAGAAGtcaattgatcattttTTGAAGTCAAATCAGTATTGACTAAAGCGAGACCGGTATTTTCCTGTTGAActttatcaaattgttctaATTTGACAAgtaatttttgtaaattctCGACTCTTTTCGATTCTTGTTGTAGTTTTATACCCAATTCAACATTTAGCTCACACAAGCCCAATCTTTCGGTCTTGAATTGTTCCACCGaagctttcaaatcttccttCTCTTCAAACCACTTGCGCTTCTCAGCGGCTAGCACATAGTTAAAGCAtaattctttcatcttAAATTCATTGGAAATCCCAAACATCAATTTACCGAGGGAATCAAACATTTTATCAATGTCCAAATAATCCACTGAAATACCACACATATTATAACATTTAATCATAACTTCTTGACACGCATCGATATAAGGGTTAGCATGTGGTCGATAAGGTATAACGGTTCTTGGATTAGTCTTTAAGATGGATTTATTTTTAGTATTTTTCTGATCCAAGGCCCCATGCTGAGATGCTGGTTTGTACTCAGCTTCTTTCATGACCAATTTACCAACTTCCTCATTAATATCAAAAGTAATCGTTTCATTCTCACCAAATCGAAGCTTTTCCCTCTCTTCAGTTTCATTGGCAAAATATGCTTCATAGGGAATTTTTGGATCTGGATAAAATCCATGGTCTCTATGGCTTGGCTTACTGAAATACAGCATAGCACTATTAATTAATTTATTCTgatttttaatttcatgAATTGGAGTAATCAGTGGCTCCTTGATAAGTTCGTCTCGACTAGGTTTATAATCCCAATAATCGGCACGCCGTTCTTTAGGAATCTTGAAATGATCTGGTGTACGCATCTTGCATCAACGGTCGGATAAGCCACTAGAAGAGAGGAGCTTTAAATCAAATACTCAACTCTCACACAACCTCTCTAAATATACGGTAtattttattctattttactttattttatttatttatttacgtattttttttgttgatTATCATATTTATATGTCTGACGCGCGACACACTGACACAAAGGACAACaataaaaaatcaaaagaGAGGAACGCAAACCAAACCGGTAATGAAATAGCCCATACCCATACCCCGTATAGCCAGtataacaataacaataacaatagcGATGACAAGAACGAGATTAATAATAGCATCATCCCCCTTTAGACGTAAATCAAAATTCAAGGGAACCATTTGCACATGGAACCAAGATCGACATGCATTCAGCATTAATAGATAAGAAGGAAGCAACGTTTGAGTAGTTGATGAAACCCGTTTGTTGTCAACTCAATCAGATCCTAACTCGACAAAAGTCCAAAATCGAAATGCAATATACGATCGTCGAATTTTACTCTACACGAACCATATCTCCTGGATacttttcctctttttaCAGCGGCTTATTCCTGAAATTTTACTGAAAGTTTTTCAATAAGCCGAGTATTATGCTAAGTATGCCGTTATACTCTGAATTGGTGCTTCCCATACAGCTGCACCCAACATTGGGTGTGGTAAACTCGAAGCCAAAATTCTTATTGGAATGGAATAATTCCACATAAGTTGGCAAACATGTTGTGCAACTAAGATAAATTGACGGGCAAAAGAGGAACAACCAACTTTTCATGCTGTATAAGAGTTGAAAGAAAGTTGAAGTAAGATTTGATTCCTTTCTGATATCCTTTCTCTCGTGTCCGGAATACAGGGGCTGTCGGACAAACACTGTCGCTCTACAACAGACCTCAAATAGGGTTCACTGTCTGCGCCTCTTAGGGCTTTTCGGACAAGGAACCCTTTTCAAGTGAAGCGGACAGATCATAGTCCGGGGAATATTTTCTTCCTTAAAAAAAACTTCAACTTTTGGTGTAGCATAACAAGTGCCAAGGAACGATCAGAAATAGTAGTTTAGAATCAACCTAAACTATCATTAAATAAAGTACCGAGCAAGGTCCTAAAAGAAGTGGAATCTGAGGGTGTTCAAGGTCTGCGACCCCATTTGTTTTCATCGCTGGTAGTGTAAAACATTTGATACTATTATTCAATATTCAAGGACAAAAAACACGTTTACACTCTCCCAAAGTAACAACAGTTGTTTTGGCTTACGGTTTAAAAATTAATCAGTAATATAGTTACAAGTTTTGTTTGAGGATAGAAGAAAGTCGATTTCCGCGGTTTGTCTTCTGTAGAGTTCCATTCCTTTATTTCCCTCTACAACGAGTACACATTAACACTCTAATCCCTTCCTTATTGCAAagacaagaacaagaacgAGAACAAAAACAAGTACAAGAATAAAACGAACAGCGAAGGACAAGGCTCTATTCGTTTCTTTTTACTTTACTCATGTCAGAAAGTAGTACCTTAAAATTACGCCCCACTTCGCCGCTAAGTGTTAATAGAAATGTTGCACTAAATTCTGCATTGTCATGGAAAATATGGTTAAGATTAGAGGATTATGAAGAATCGATCAATCAGGCATTTTCCTTACAGTTCGGTGAATTGGATACGATTGATGATTTAAAgacaaaaatttttgaaaatctaAATACAATTAGATGGTCAAGAGTTAATGATAATGCATCAATTGCGCTGGGGTTTTACTGTAATAGGACTGACTGGGAACCCGATAGATTTTCTCCGATACAAAGATTACCGACTAGTCCAGTAAATACACTATTTGGTAAAAGTAAACCTTTACAACAACCTAGTGCCGCATCTACCAAAAGAAGTTTCGCAGATAATGATTCGAAAAGTGGTAGTTTAAATACAAGTCCCAGGATATCTGCGTCTGGGAGTCCAAAATTATCAGCAGTTCCTCGATTGCCTACCGCCCGTTATGGACCAAATATAGGTTCACCTTTCTTAAGCGTCCAAAATGGTGGTGTAAATAACAATGGTGGCAGTAATGGTGTTGGAAGTACTGGTTTGGCAAGATTACCTGGCGGTGTTGCCCCGACACTATCACCTCTACCGTTTAGTGGTGGTAGACTTGCATTAACAAGTTGGTCAAAGAAAGATCTAAAACACAGTGTAGAGCCTGTTGGTGATTCATTATATCGAATTCTATTTGAACCCGATGAATTGGTGTTGACCATTTATAACGAATTATTTGGACACTTGGGGTCTCAAGCGGCCTCAGATGCTTTACTTGTATTTTGCAACGATATTATACCAAAGCATGAAATGCTTCCAGCAAGTGCAATGGATGGTCCAAATTTTGCTTCGAATCAACTCACGCAAGAATTACTCAATTCACAAAATAGGAAAAGGGAACAAGAAGGTCTTCGATTGGATACACGAGATCCACATGACTTGTTACAACCGGGATTAGAGACTCCACCAACAATCGGTGCTCTAAATCCTGGAGATGCACCACCAGAACTAGTGTTAGATGATACAGCAGCACAGTTGGCTCGTGAAGAGAGTGAACGTGAATTCCAACTAATTACtaatgaagaacaattacGCAAAGTTTCTCAAAGCATGCTAGATGAGGATAATCCTGATTCACCAAAGCAAGCAATCCTATTGCTCCcgaaaaattttgatggtgATGTGAATTTTAATGAAAGCCCTTCCAAAATGTCGTCGAGACCATCATCCCCACTAACAACTGTTGGTGATACTAGTAATGAAAATACGGATTCCAACATTAATATTGGAGGTTTCAATGGCGacaacaataatattaatgctaatatcaataccaat contains:
- the NSE1 gene encoding Smc5-Smc6 complex subunit NSE1 (similar to uniprot|Q07913 Saccharomyces cerevisiae YLR007W NSE1 Essential nuclear protein required for DNA repair forms a complex with Smc5p and Rhc18p), giving the protein MTEDIEFTDPNGNTAQPSESGTVIPETDKSITDHDIARYLLQYLLDCRGICHENMLLVVLDKLQKYTQDPTSQVCSTDKLVEIIKGINVKLNPLGYKISRVGHGMGKNNVSSMLKDTGLPSNNRFYVYVNTVTSEESKLATRFSTREIEFIKWCVEKMCVSRDCEVIIDCPIITEVDRIRNDVSWNKCITYSVESSEFFQYKDWSPIEIESLLFKLCGLKWFAKDENGRISMDLRCSVELEEYLIANGISTCENCHRLALQGTRCTSCSRSWHVDCYQHRITHIGKYCPCGESILQNGMYIV
- a CDS encoding uncharacterized protein (some similarities with uniprot|Q22X91 Tetrahymena thermophila SB210 TTHERM_00561660 Viral A-type inclusion protein repeat containing protein); this translates as MRTPDHFKIPKERRADYWDYKPSRDELIKEPLITPIHEIKNQNKLINSAMLYFSKPSHRDHGFYPDPKIPYEAYFANETEEREKLRFGENETITFDINEEVGKLVMKEAEYKPASQHGALDQKNTKNKSILKTNPRTVIPYRPHANPYIDACQEVMIKCYNMCGISVDYLDIDKMFDSLGKLMFGISNEFKMKELCFNYVLAAEKRKWFEEKEDLKASVEQFKTERLGLCELNVELGIKLQQESKRVENLQKLLVKLEQFDKVQQENTGLALVNTDLTSKNDQLTSKLLNLEAKVLQLSDVDRTNVELNDKISALTSKNESLSDDYDKLFKEKQELESKNSELLQNNNELRSERERWLERNENLIINSTDFNVKMEERNAKIKFLEAQIENIKAKYDRDTKSDMKYFKNKINDMLRENVNQTSQMEKVIVNLNQANYKVDELLKDNESLRVDNNNMRADLQQKLKDIKDLQLQLKQDKVTFTKYEKLENEKTACDKALVHLRQEYRTLQESFQNLKEVHSNLDDQNKELSQYRKAAHDALCELNEEVGKLEDMNAVLQDGKRIDQIQINDLNCQVKKHIETIELLERSNSKFRKKPQELENKIQTLQCEYERLDKQYKDRETEIQQAKLNMRKMTTSLYNARMNASDHENRCTAADYNGLTSNSAKAPLRKRDMLRSLANRRTVLVTEPSQSLNKNIY
- the SSK1 gene encoding mitogen-activated protein kinase kinase kinase SSK1 (similar to uniprot|Q07084 Saccharomyces cerevisiae YLR006C SSK1 Cytoplasmic response regulator part of a two-component signal transducer that mediates osmosensing via a phosphorelay mechanism dephosphorylated form is degraded by the ubiquitin-proteasome system potential Cdc28p substrate), with translation MSESSTLKLRPTSPLSVNRNVALNSALSWKIWLRLEDYEESINQAFSLQFGELDTIDDLKTKIFENLNTIRWSRVNDNASIALGFYCNRTDWEPDRFSPIQRLPTSPVNTLFGKSKPLQQPSAASTKRSFADNDSKSGSLNTSPRISASGSPKLSAVPRLPTARYGPNIGSPFLSVQNGGVNNNGGSNGVGSTGLARLPGGVAPTLSPLPFSGGRLALTSWSKKDLKHSVEPVGDSLYRILFEPDELVLTIYNELFGHLGSQAASDALLVFCNDIIPKHEMLPASAMDGPNFASNQLTQELLNSQNRKREQEGLRLDTRDPHDLLQPGLETPPTIGALNPGDAPPELVLDDTAAQLAREESEREFQLITNEEQLRKVSQSMLDEDNPDSPKQAILLLPKNFDGDVNFNESPSKMSSRPSSPLTTVGDTSNENTDSNINIGGFNGDNNNINANINTNTHNYKNNDNNNNSQESQLSMPLVDRPRTDDSLMQSHAPLIEKEVGMVHPLLENDRKKGLSSPTSPLLPRNPPPNFNRLSRSFAPKNGSSREKPFPGEWSATSDKVFPKINVLIVEDNVINQTILSSFLRKHKIFYKVAKNGQEAIDVWREGGIHLIFMDLQLPVLSGIDAAKKIRELEREHGIGIQKSRKTPHIESNKINKDQINAPVIIVAFTASKSQSDKKEALISGCNDYLTKPVNLHWLSNKINEWGCMQALINFDSWKEGQSRMTDNVLVKAPSQRSVKAVSGNPDIKYRMNRRRSRSSSTSSQSKISEALRLAP